In Canis lupus familiaris isolate Mischka breed German Shepherd chromosome 5, alternate assembly UU_Cfam_GSD_1.0, whole genome shotgun sequence, a genomic segment contains:
- the CTRB2 gene encoding chymotrypsinogen 2: MAFLWLLSCFALVGAASSHCGVPAIEPVLNGLSRIVNGEDAVPGSWPWQVSLQDSTGFHFCGGSLISEDWVVTAAHCGVRTSHLVVAGEFDQSSSEENIQVLKIAEVFKNPKFNMFTVRNDITLLKLATPARFSETVSPVCLPQATDEFPPGLMCVTTGWGRTKYNANKTPDKLQQAALPLLSNAECKKFWGSKITDVMICAGASGVSSCMGDSGGPLVCQKDGAWTLVGIVSWGSGTCSTSVPAVYSRVTELIPWVQEILAAN, encoded by the exons ATGGCCTTTCTGTGGCTTCTCTCCTGCTTCGCCCTTGTGGGGGCCGCCTCCAGTC ACTGCGGGGTCCCCGCCATCGAACCTGTCCTGAACGGCCTGTCCAGGATCGTCAATGGGGAAGACGCCGTCCCGGGCTCCTGGCCCTGGCAGGTGTCGCTGCAG GACAGCACCGGCTTCCACTTCTGCGGGGGGTCCCTCATCAGCGAGGACTGGGTGGTCACGGCCGCCCACTGCGGGGTCAG GACCTCTCACCTGGTCGTGGCCGGGGAGTTTGACCAGAGCTCAAGTGAAGAGAACATCCAGGTCCTGAAGATCGCCGAG GTGTTCAAGAACCCCAAGTTCAACATGTTCACGGTCCGCAACGACATCACCCTGCTGAAGCTGGCCACGCCCGCCCGCTTCTCCGAGACCGTGTCCCCCGTGTGCCTGCCCCAGGCGACCGACGAGTTCCCCCCGGGTTTGATGTGCGTCACCACCGGCTGGGGGCGGACCAAGTACAACG CCAACAAGACGCCCGACAAGCTGCAGCAGGcggccctgcccctcctgtccAACGCCGAGTGCAAGAAGTTCTGGGGCAGCAAGATCACCGACGTGATGATTTGCGCCGGTGCCAGCGGCGTCTCCTCCTGCATG GGTGACTCTGGTGGCCCCCTGGTCTGCCAGAAGGATGGAGCCTGGACCCTGGTGGGCATCGTGTCCTGGGGCAGCGGCACCTGCTCCACCTCTGTTCCTGCTGTGTACTCCCGTGTCACTGAGCTCATTCCTTGGGTTCAGGAAATACTTGCTGCCAACTGA